Proteins co-encoded in one Jeotgalibacillus malaysiensis genomic window:
- a CDS encoding arabinogalactan ABC transporter permease — MSTANPTAKKNHNPKLAVILSILLAGLGQLYNRRYVKGTLFIILEVSFILTLGQFINYGIWGIMTLGTLAGTDHSVFLLIYGLVSLVLIAFAVTLYIANVKDAKRDAIRLRDGEKVPTFKEALRNVWDTGFPYFFVTPGLVMLVFIVVLPLLFTIALAFTDYTQYNQPPRNLLSWIGFENFGRLFFGTGAGDSNIWQDTFISVFTWTVVWTVVATTLQIALGLFLALLVNDPRIKFKRLIRTILILPWAVPAFVTILVFAAMFNDRFGAINTEVLAMFDLAIPWLQDPFWTRIALIMIQTWLGFPFVFALFTGILQSISKDWYEAADVDGASRMQKFRNITLPHVLYATAPLLIMQYAGNFNNFNIIYLFNEGGPAVRGQNAGGTDILISWVFDLTFELNQYSMAAAITLILGLIVTGFAFFQFRRTRSFKEEGNI; from the coding sequence ATGTCAACTGCTAATCCAACAGCTAAAAAGAACCATAACCCCAAATTAGCTGTCATACTTTCAATTCTTCTTGCAGGTTTAGGTCAGTTGTACAACCGCAGATATGTAAAGGGTACTTTGTTTATTATTCTTGAAGTTTCCTTCATCCTGACGCTTGGACAGTTTATCAACTATGGTATCTGGGGCATTATGACGCTCGGTACACTTGCAGGTACAGACCATTCAGTATTTCTATTAATCTATGGACTTGTATCACTCGTTTTAATCGCATTTGCAGTTACGCTTTACATAGCTAACGTAAAAGATGCAAAAAGAGATGCAATCCGCTTAAGAGACGGCGAGAAGGTCCCGACTTTTAAAGAAGCACTCCGTAACGTATGGGATACAGGGTTCCCTTACTTTTTTGTTACACCAGGCCTAGTTATGCTGGTATTTATCGTAGTATTACCGCTTTTATTTACAATTGCTTTAGCTTTCACAGATTACACGCAATATAATCAGCCGCCGAGAAATCTGCTGAGCTGGATCGGATTTGAGAACTTTGGCCGTCTATTCTTTGGTACAGGGGCAGGGGACAGTAATATCTGGCAGGATACATTTATCAGTGTTTTTACATGGACGGTTGTATGGACAGTAGTTGCTACAACACTTCAGATCGCACTTGGACTTTTCCTGGCACTTCTTGTTAACGATCCGAGAATTAAATTTAAGCGTTTAATCCGGACAATTTTAATTCTTCCATGGGCAGTACCAGCTTTCGTTACGATCCTTGTATTCGCAGCAATGTTTAATGATCGTTTCGGCGCGATAAACACGGAAGTTCTCGCAATGTTTGATTTGGCCATCCCGTGGCTCCAGGATCCATTCTGGACACGCATTGCGTTAATTATGATACAGACTTGGCTTGGATTCCCATTCGTTTTTGCTTTATTCACAGGTATTTTACAGAGTATCTCTAAAGACTGGTATGAAGCAGCAGACGTTGATGGTGCAAGCCGTATGCAGAAATTCAGAAATATCACGCTTCCGCACGTACTTTATGCAACAGCACCACTGCTGATTATGCAGTACGCCGGAAACTTCAATAACTTTAATATTATCTACCTGTTTAATGAAGGTGGACCGGCTGTCCGCGGCCAAAATGCGGGCGGTACAGACATTTTGATTTCTTGGGTATTCGACCTGACGTTTGAATTGAACCAGTACAGTATGGCAGCTGCCATTACGTTAATCCTTGGATTAATCGTTACAGGATTTGCCTTCTTCCAGTTCAGAAGAACAAGATCGTTTAAAGAGGAGGGGAATATTTAA
- a CDS encoding arabinogalactan ABC transporter permease: MSKKMKSNAEVALIYLFLAFMAVVIGYPLLWTVGMSLNPGTSLYSAQLIPDNWSLVHYKWLFTDPSSDYLLWYKNSVIVAIANAFFSVVLTSFVAYAFSRYKFTGRKYGLYAFLLLQMFPVIMGMVAIYVMLNMVGLLDSLVGLTLIYIGGQIPFNAWLVKGYFDTIPKELDEAARIDGAGHLGVFFKIMLPLAKPILGVVALFNFMAPFVDFLLPRIILRNPDNFTLALGLFNFISNQFDNNFTRFAAGSILIAVPIALVYLLSQRYLISGLTAGGTKG; encoded by the coding sequence ATGAGTAAAAAAATGAAGTCTAATGCGGAAGTTGCGCTGATTTATCTATTCCTTGCGTTTATGGCCGTTGTGATCGGCTATCCTCTTCTCTGGACTGTAGGGATGTCACTTAACCCAGGAACAAGTCTTTACTCAGCTCAGCTGATCCCGGATAACTGGTCGCTTGTTCACTACAAATGGCTGTTTACAGATCCATCAAGTGATTACCTGCTATGGTATAAAAACAGTGTAATTGTTGCGATTGCGAATGCTTTCTTCTCAGTTGTACTGACATCATTTGTTGCCTATGCATTCTCACGCTATAAGTTCACGGGTCGTAAATACGGTCTTTATGCGTTTCTATTGCTTCAGATGTTCCCGGTTATCATGGGAATGGTCGCAATTTACGTCATGCTGAACATGGTTGGACTGCTGGATTCACTAGTTGGACTTACTTTGATTTATATTGGCGGTCAAATACCGTTCAATGCTTGGCTCGTAAAAGGATATTTTGATACAATACCTAAGGAGCTTGATGAAGCTGCGAGAATTGATGGTGCCGGACATTTAGGCGTATTCTTCAAAATTATGCTGCCGCTCGCAAAGCCGATCCTCGGTGTTGTAGCCTTGTTCAATTTCATGGCGCCATTTGTTGACTTCCTTCTGCCGCGTATTATTCTCAGAAACCCTGACAACTTTACGCTTGCACTTGGACTATTCAACTTTATCAGTAATCAGTTCGATAACAACTTCACGCGATTTGCTGCAGGATCTATCCTGATTGCTGTTCCGATCGCACTTGTTTACCTGCTGTCCCAGCGTTACCTGATCTCAGGACTGACTGCCGGCGGTACGAAAGGTTAA